From the genome of Canis lupus familiaris isolate Mischka breed German Shepherd chromosome 8, alternate assembly UU_Cfam_GSD_1.0, whole genome shotgun sequence, one region includes:
- the HEATR4 gene encoding HEAT repeat-containing protein 4 isoform X3 — protein sequence MTRTQQGKTCLSHHFHQSLPPRLGWGMNFPHSKPRNKEECALVSSVPPVFHFSPYRCTHLKNQYLKRAATNLTFSQEVVWQRGLPSIPYSQYNFDHLYNTDHIIQPLQIRRARSEKPTGFKSLGSSGLSARVTSQAVKTESSANLKQPRKPKLARVVHEKPSPGISHSGRDLDMLGMSLSPDVNLERETWLPPPEKEAQAWEAIVLEKLNKRTARWIQSKRPLRSGVSPNKWQSFLRQQYDWSHIRDELTSTSDLELLKRLEEEETAEFEDQSVILPTQEKEKPELLLPVYYRLPNYLPQVQTTETMPGNNKTAEDIKGKNVHQPPKQSYFRQVNPRAGKFAYSTANTYEQEIYFDQVQVIHQIGAKRDHIFLENFNRYKKQLSKVFPETPERWTSQPVPEAPYRPVKGAPRWTALPTPAKDLLFQLSEKDASKTRRLKKQEESLKEDGTWELGALQRMLEEWKTAWALIIEWHHETIEGLMRGLVDMHDDVRIQAIITCATAALEQPRNATSQGDSGKEETVKAPSIQDLPEVLQPALEAALCDKNANVRMAAAVCQYAIQSHNPLARDIMHTAVSKGNSVDSWAAAQCLALEGAATYPVIKRILQQLFNKKNDDTERHSCMLLSHLSRKTTLIHTMLAVELNSYQWKDRIVACRALSQIGGNVSLDMKHKLIQLMLSDWNKEVRHAAAQALGQMSLGKEVHNTIRVKLSQGNFRERVEALSLIGGLKLMTARLLPSFLNCFSDDFMAVRRAACLAAGALQIRDNMVLECLLNLIQRDPYWKIKAFAIQALGQIGQVSPQLTDLLLWAIHYEKSPGVRLEACRSILALNLQGDRVRDTFLDVLLLENHEAVLKEIDQAMKILNLENEGNQEMLQEIKNRYLFLI from the exons ATGACCAGAACCCAACAGGGAAAGACCTGTCTTTCCCACCATTTCCATCAGTCACTCCCCCCACGGCTGGGATGGGGCATGAATTTTCCCCACTCAAAACCAAGAAACAAGGAGGAGTGTGCTTTGGTGTCCAGTGTACCTCCAGTCTTCCACTTTAGCCCGTATCGCTGCACACACCTCAAGAACCAGTATTTGAAAAGGGCGGCTACAAACCTTACCTTCTCTCAGGAGGTGGTATGGCAGCGAGGGCTTCCCAGCATCCCTTACAGCCAGTACAACTTTGACCATCTCTACAACACAGACCACATCATCCAGCCTCTCCAGATCAGGAGGGCCCGATCTGAGAAACCCACTGGCTTTAAGTCCTTGGGTTCTTCAGGTCTCTCAGCAAGGGTCACCTCCCAGGCTGTGAAGACAGAAAGTTCCGCCAATCTTAAGCAGCCACGAAAACCAAAGCTAGCAAGGGTGGTCCATGAAAAACCTTCCCCTGGCATCTCTCATTCTGGCAGGGATCTGGACATGCTGGGTATGTCGCTTTCTCCAGATGTGAACCTGGAGAGAGAAACCTGGCTTCCACCTCCTGAGAAGGAGGCCCAAGCCTGGGAAGCCATCGTGCTGGAAAAGCTGAACAAGCGCACTGCCCGATGGATCCAGAGCAAACGTCCTCTGAGATCTGGGGTCTCCCCCAACAAGTGGCAGAGTTTTCTGCGCCAGCAATATGACTGGAGCCACATCCGGGATGAGCTTACTTCCACCAGTGACCTGGAGCTCTTGAAACGgctagaggaagaagaaacagcagaATTTGAGGATCAAAGTGTTATCCTGCCaacccaggaaaaagaaaagccagagctGCTGCTTCCTGTTTATTATAG ACTGCCCAATTACTTGCCACAAGTGCAGACAACTGAAACTATGCCTGGCAACAATAAGACTGCTGAGGATATCAAAGGAAAGAACGTCCACCAGCCCCCAAAGCAGAGCTACTTCCGACAGGTGAATCCTCGAGCTGGAAAGTTTGCTTACTCCACAGCCAACACCTATGAACAGGAGATATACTTTG ATCAAGTCCAGGTTATCCACCAGATTGGTGCGAAGAGAGACCACATTTTCCTGGAAAACTTCAATCGGTACAAGAAGCAGCTGTCTAAAGTCTTCCCTGAAACCCCAGAAAGGTGGACTTCCCAGCCAGTTCCCGAAGCAC CCTACAGGCCTGTGAAAGGAGCCCCACGCTGGACGGCTCTGCCCACCCCAGCCAAGGATCTGCTGTTCCAGCTGAGTGAGAAGGATGCCAGTAAGACCAGAAGACTGAAGAAGCAGGAAGAATCACTGAAGGAGGATGGGACTTGGGAACTGGGGGCCCTGCAGAGGATGCTGGAGGAATGGAAGACTGCCTGGGCTCTGA TCATTGAGTGGCATCATGAGACAATAGAgggcctgatgcggggcttggtGGACATGCATGATGATGTTCGGATCCAAGCCATCATCACATGTGCCACAGCTGCTTTAGAACAGCCCCGGAATGCCACCAGCCAGGGGGACTCAG GCAAGGAGGAGACTGTGAAAGCCCCATCTATCCAGGACTTGCCAGAGGTTCTACAGCCCGCCCTGGAGGCTGCTCTTTGTGACAAAAATGCCAATGTGCGGATGGCAGCGGCAGTATGCCAATATGCCATACAGTCGCATAATCCCCTTGCCCGGGACATCATGCATACTGCCGTTTCAAAGG GTAATAGCGTGGACAGCTGGGCTGCCGCTCAGTGCTTGGCTCTAGAAGGTGCTGCCACATACCCTGTGATTAAGAGGATCCTCCAGCAGCTGTTTAATAAGAAGAATGATGACACTGAACGCCACTCTTGTATGCTCCTGAGCCATCTCAGCAGGAAGACA ACCTTGATACACACCATGCTTGCTGTGGAGCTAAATAGCTACCAGTGGAAGGACCGGATTGTGGCCTGCCGGGCTCTCTCACAGATCGGGGGAAATGTCAGTTTG gatATGAAACATAAGTTAATCCAATTAATGCTGAGTGACTGGAATAAGGAAGTGAGACACGCAGCTGCCCAAGCTCTGGGGCAAATGAGCCTTGGGAAAGAGGTGCATAACACCATCAG AGTCAAACTGAGTCAAGGAAATTTCCGGGAACGTGTGGAAGCTCTCTCCCTGATTGGTGGACTCAAGCTCATGACTGCCAGGCTTCTCCCCAGCTTCCTCAACTGCTTCTCTGATGACTTCATGGCAGTTCGCCGGGCAGCCTGTTTAGCAGCAGGTGCCCTACAGATCCGTGATAATATG GTCCTTGAATGCCTTTTGAATCTGATACAGAGGGATCCTTATTGGAAAATCAAGGCATTTGCCATTCAAG CTTTGGGTCAGATTGGCCAAGTGAGTCCCCAGCTGACAGACCTCCTGCTCTGGGCTATCCATTATGAAAAGTCACCAGGTGTACGACTAGAAGCTTGCCGTAGCATCCTAGCCCTCAATCTTCAAGGGGATCGGGTCAGAGACACCTTCCTAGATGTGCTGCTCCTAGAGAATCACGAGGCTGTTCTAAA GGAAATTGACCAGGCAATGAAAATACTCAActtagaaaatgaaggaaaccaaGAAATGCTTCAGGAGATCAAGAACAGG tatctttttctGATCTAG
- the HEATR4 gene encoding HEAT repeat-containing protein 4 isoform X4 yields MTRTQQGKTCLSHHFHQSLPPRLGWGMNFPHSKPRNKEECALVSSVPPVFHFSPYRCTHLKNQYLKRAATNLTFSQEVVWQRGLPSIPYSQYNFDHLYNTDHIIQPLQIRRARSEKPTGFKSLGSSGLSARVTSQAVKTESSANLKQPRKPKLARVVHEKPSPGISHSGRDLDMLGMSLSPDVNLERETWLPPPEKEAQAWEAIVLEKLNKRTARWIQSKRPLRSGVSPNKWQSFLRQQYDWSHIRDELTSTSDLELLKRLEEEETAEFEDQSVILPTQEKEKPELLLPVYYRLPNYLPQVQTTETMPGNNKTAEDIKGKNVHQPPKQSYFRQVNPRAGKFAYSTANTYEQEIYFDQVQVIHQIGAKRDHIFLENFNRYKKQLSKVFPETPERWTSQPVPEAPYRPVKGAPRWTALPTPAKDLLFQLSEKDASKTRRLKKQEESLKEDGTWELGALQRMLEEWKTAWALIIEWHHETIEGLMRGLVDMHDDVRIQAIITCATAALEQPRNATSQGDSGKEETVKAPSIQDLPEVLQPALEAALCDKNANVRMAAAVCQYAIQSHNPLARDIMHTAVSKGNSVDSWAAAQCLALEGAATYPVIKRILQQLFNKKNDDTERHSCMLLSHLSRKTTLIHTMLAVELNSYQWKDRIVACRALSQIGGNVSLDMKHKLIQLMLSDWNKEVRHAAAQALGQMSLGKEVHNTIRVKLSQGNFRERVEALSLIGGLKLMTARLLPSFLNCFSDDFMAVRRAACLAAGALQIRDNMVLECLLNLIQRDPYWKIKAFAIQALGQIGQVSPQLTDLLLWAIHYEKSPGVRLEACRSILALNLQGDRVRDTFLDVLLLENHEAVLKEIDQAMKILNLENEGNQEMLQEIKNRMKW; encoded by the exons ATGACCAGAACCCAACAGGGAAAGACCTGTCTTTCCCACCATTTCCATCAGTCACTCCCCCCACGGCTGGGATGGGGCATGAATTTTCCCCACTCAAAACCAAGAAACAAGGAGGAGTGTGCTTTGGTGTCCAGTGTACCTCCAGTCTTCCACTTTAGCCCGTATCGCTGCACACACCTCAAGAACCAGTATTTGAAAAGGGCGGCTACAAACCTTACCTTCTCTCAGGAGGTGGTATGGCAGCGAGGGCTTCCCAGCATCCCTTACAGCCAGTACAACTTTGACCATCTCTACAACACAGACCACATCATCCAGCCTCTCCAGATCAGGAGGGCCCGATCTGAGAAACCCACTGGCTTTAAGTCCTTGGGTTCTTCAGGTCTCTCAGCAAGGGTCACCTCCCAGGCTGTGAAGACAGAAAGTTCCGCCAATCTTAAGCAGCCACGAAAACCAAAGCTAGCAAGGGTGGTCCATGAAAAACCTTCCCCTGGCATCTCTCATTCTGGCAGGGATCTGGACATGCTGGGTATGTCGCTTTCTCCAGATGTGAACCTGGAGAGAGAAACCTGGCTTCCACCTCCTGAGAAGGAGGCCCAAGCCTGGGAAGCCATCGTGCTGGAAAAGCTGAACAAGCGCACTGCCCGATGGATCCAGAGCAAACGTCCTCTGAGATCTGGGGTCTCCCCCAACAAGTGGCAGAGTTTTCTGCGCCAGCAATATGACTGGAGCCACATCCGGGATGAGCTTACTTCCACCAGTGACCTGGAGCTCTTGAAACGgctagaggaagaagaaacagcagaATTTGAGGATCAAAGTGTTATCCTGCCaacccaggaaaaagaaaagccagagctGCTGCTTCCTGTTTATTATAG ACTGCCCAATTACTTGCCACAAGTGCAGACAACTGAAACTATGCCTGGCAACAATAAGACTGCTGAGGATATCAAAGGAAAGAACGTCCACCAGCCCCCAAAGCAGAGCTACTTCCGACAGGTGAATCCTCGAGCTGGAAAGTTTGCTTACTCCACAGCCAACACCTATGAACAGGAGATATACTTTG ATCAAGTCCAGGTTATCCACCAGATTGGTGCGAAGAGAGACCACATTTTCCTGGAAAACTTCAATCGGTACAAGAAGCAGCTGTCTAAAGTCTTCCCTGAAACCCCAGAAAGGTGGACTTCCCAGCCAGTTCCCGAAGCAC CCTACAGGCCTGTGAAAGGAGCCCCACGCTGGACGGCTCTGCCCACCCCAGCCAAGGATCTGCTGTTCCAGCTGAGTGAGAAGGATGCCAGTAAGACCAGAAGACTGAAGAAGCAGGAAGAATCACTGAAGGAGGATGGGACTTGGGAACTGGGGGCCCTGCAGAGGATGCTGGAGGAATGGAAGACTGCCTGGGCTCTGA TCATTGAGTGGCATCATGAGACAATAGAgggcctgatgcggggcttggtGGACATGCATGATGATGTTCGGATCCAAGCCATCATCACATGTGCCACAGCTGCTTTAGAACAGCCCCGGAATGCCACCAGCCAGGGGGACTCAG GCAAGGAGGAGACTGTGAAAGCCCCATCTATCCAGGACTTGCCAGAGGTTCTACAGCCCGCCCTGGAGGCTGCTCTTTGTGACAAAAATGCCAATGTGCGGATGGCAGCGGCAGTATGCCAATATGCCATACAGTCGCATAATCCCCTTGCCCGGGACATCATGCATACTGCCGTTTCAAAGG GTAATAGCGTGGACAGCTGGGCTGCCGCTCAGTGCTTGGCTCTAGAAGGTGCTGCCACATACCCTGTGATTAAGAGGATCCTCCAGCAGCTGTTTAATAAGAAGAATGATGACACTGAACGCCACTCTTGTATGCTCCTGAGCCATCTCAGCAGGAAGACA ACCTTGATACACACCATGCTTGCTGTGGAGCTAAATAGCTACCAGTGGAAGGACCGGATTGTGGCCTGCCGGGCTCTCTCACAGATCGGGGGAAATGTCAGTTTG gatATGAAACATAAGTTAATCCAATTAATGCTGAGTGACTGGAATAAGGAAGTGAGACACGCAGCTGCCCAAGCTCTGGGGCAAATGAGCCTTGGGAAAGAGGTGCATAACACCATCAG AGTCAAACTGAGTCAAGGAAATTTCCGGGAACGTGTGGAAGCTCTCTCCCTGATTGGTGGACTCAAGCTCATGACTGCCAGGCTTCTCCCCAGCTTCCTCAACTGCTTCTCTGATGACTTCATGGCAGTTCGCCGGGCAGCCTGTTTAGCAGCAGGTGCCCTACAGATCCGTGATAATATG GTCCTTGAATGCCTTTTGAATCTGATACAGAGGGATCCTTATTGGAAAATCAAGGCATTTGCCATTCAAG CTTTGGGTCAGATTGGCCAAGTGAGTCCCCAGCTGACAGACCTCCTGCTCTGGGCTATCCATTATGAAAAGTCACCAGGTGTACGACTAGAAGCTTGCCGTAGCATCCTAGCCCTCAATCTTCAAGGGGATCGGGTCAGAGACACCTTCCTAGATGTGCTGCTCCTAGAGAATCACGAGGCTGTTCTAAA GGAAATTGACCAGGCAATGAAAATACTCAActtagaaaatgaaggaaaccaaGAAATGCTTCAGGAGATCAAGAACAGG ATGAAGTGGTGA